CCCGTCGGGTGAAGTATTTGTCCAATTACTTACTCATgagtaatatatttagttcatacaCATACCCTAATcgagtaaatacccatcgggtctcgAGTCACGTGTCCCAGTTGCCATCTCTAGGCTCCACTCCAACGACCATCGATCGCTCTCGTGACTCCTTGCCTGCAGCTGCAAGTCCTCAcacccccttttttttcttcttcttgttaaTCTTCACCGCTAATATCGTTCACCATCTTAATCACCGGCAGCATAATTTAACGCATCGCGAGTCCGGCCATATACTATACGATAAGTATAAAAGGCTGGCTGGTTGATTGATtagttgattgattgatcgatcgaacGACGCATAAAACCAGTTTGATTGATGTCTCTACCTTGTTCCTTGTGATTTCTTTTTCGGCGGTGAGGatgcatgatgatgatgctagATGCTTCGGTTGGGATCGTATCAAACAGTGGTCGCTCACAAGGCAAACAAGGCCTCGAAATTTGTTTATCAATCAAAGCTATACTCTATCATCACATTGCTTTCTCCGATATAATAATCACCGTCATTATTATACTTGCCAAACTGTTGCTTGAGCCAGTGCACTACAGTATTGGGTATTacctggattttttttgacactTAAGCCTTttctaaaagttgttttttaaataaacccACCAGAAAAACTTATTGTAGATTTAAGACCTCTATATCAACATCAAAGTTGTCGGTGCCAAGGTCTAAAGCCATATTGCCAAAGTGCATGATATCGATCTGGCGTGGCCATGAGCCGACAACTCGACATTAGCATCATTGACAACGAGATTGGTGCTAGAGCTATTAGCATTGACCCCACTTTCATCATCCTTGGTTAACCCAAATCCCCAAATGCCGCATTTCCTGAAGAAGTCCTTTAGCCACCTCACTTCAACTCTAGCCCCCCGATAGGCTAGTCAATGATCATGTCAAGGTCTAAGATGTATGAAAGATAGGAGtgtaagagcatcttcaaataaaaatttagttatttattttagttttggcaacTCGAATTTatagagcatctctaagagattatcCATCCCCGCTATCCAAATCTTAGCAAGGGAAGGATGACAAGAGGGTCTCAACCACGGATATCAATTGTGCTAGTGAGAGAATGTGTTGCTAGATTTGGTTATTGAGGACTCAAGTTTAGCCATTTAAATGGCATGTAAGTCAAATAGTcactgaatatttttttacaaaattgctAAATTTAAGTATGGAATTGAGATGGTCATTCTTTTGGAGATGCAAAATTGCCAAATCTAAAAAGGTGCTCCGTAGGTCGTCCGTGATCGAGACAAGGTCATACATGGCATTAAACTTATGCTCAGCAAGGTACCCTCTTCCTTCAGCGCCACCAGTCGCTACCCGTTAGCTCAGAGTAGGCCATCATTGAGACCAACTTTTATCTCCTATGATATTGTATCacattttcattaaaattGAAACAATTGTCTTCGTACATGGCATCTAGAGATGAAGTATCTGGTGATGCTATACATGTTGAACATGGCGGTGATAGAActagaataatttttttttctaacaatctataaataaaataagtttttagaaGGGATTAAAGTGTCAAAAATGCAACTGGTACTACAGTACTGCTATATCCGAAAGCTAatgtcttgtttagtttctaaattttttttccaaaaacatcatttaaatttttagacacctaaataaagcattaaatatagatgaaccaaaaaactaattgtacagttatgtaagaaatcttgagacggatattttgagcctaattagttcatgattagccataagtgctacagtaaccaacatgtgctaatggcggattaattaggctcaaaagattcgttctcgcgatttctaggctagccgtgaaattcgttttttcattcgtgtccaaaaaccccttccgacatccggttaaacatttgatatgatatttttcaaaaaaaatttctcaatctaaacaccacctaagcaAAAGGCAGCCCAGCAACCAAGGCTGATTCCACGCAGGGAGGCCGGCCGGCGGATTCGTGGATTGGAGCTCACGTCTTCCCCTGACCCGGATGGGGAAAAAGACCCTCCCGATTTGGCCAAATCgatctgtttttttcttttttggcagGATGGTCGCTGTTCCACGCTAACTTTTCTTTTAGGTTTCCACCCTCCGGTGCTGCACCCAGAAAGGAGAAAGCTGGTTTACAGGGATCGTTCGAAACCGACCAACCCAGAACACTTTTCCCTCTTCGTTTGTgcgcacgcttttcaaactgttaaacggtgtattttttgaaaaaaaagttttatataaaagttatttaaaaaattcagattaatttgttttttaagtttctaaaagctaatactcaattaatcatatactaatggtTTTCTTCGTTTTACGTGCGCTGATTAGATAATTTAGACATGTCACTTGCGAACGGTGCCATCGTATAGTAATAATAGTAGTAGTAAAACTTTGACATTTTGTAGCATTATTGTGCGTTTGTGTGACCTTGTTGCTTATATAGCACGTCTGAACTTTTTTCTGACTAATTGTTTACGTACTAGTTCCTTGTTTACAGTACCAGGCATAAACCTCGTTGCTTTATTTTTGTCCATTTTGTATTTCTTCACTATTTTAAAAGAAGAGTTTTATCCATCTGTCTGCCCACGAAGAATTAAAATGTATCACACgttgcgaaaaaaaaaagagaaaacaccGCATAAAATTGATGCACGCATGCACTAAAAAACACGAACACCCTAACGCACAACGCACTCCACCACCTTTaatataagatgatgaactcatatatataagaaaatatttaacagTTTGAGTAACATATGCGTAAAAcccaaaaataatattaaataatctaATTAAACGAACGCTACCTAAAATCTTTAAAAACATATCGATTCATTTATGAAATGTTAATATTCTTATCTTAGCTAGCAACTCATGATAAAGAAGCTCCCTTGTCACATATACATGGGAATGTTTTGCATATGTCCTGACTTTGTCGGTAGTTTTgtattaggtggtgtttagattgagaaaatttttggaagaagtatatttgaccggatgtcggaaggggtttttggacacgaatgagaaaacgaatttcacggctagcctagaaaccgcgagaatCTTTTGaagctaattaatccgtcattagcacatgttggtactgtagcacttatggctaatcatggactaattaggcttaaaagattcgtctcaagatttcttcgaTAACtgcgcaattagttttttgattcatctatgtttaatggtttatttaggtgcttaaaaatttgatgcgatgtttttggaaaaaaaaatttagaaactaaacgaggccttacTCGCTCCGTCGTAGAACGTAACAAGTTTTAAAGCTAGGCATTGCACGGACGTTAAAGATGTTTGTGAAATTAAACGAAGAAATCATATGATTTgctgaggaaaaaaaaactcaaccaTCCATTATCATATAGATCGGTTGGGCACTTGGGAATGTGAGTAGGTGATGAAAAATCTATGATAGGTCGAAAAGAGAATGTataagtgtgaagttgttagGATCCGTTTGGCTAAATGGGTTAGGAAAGTGATTTTCTacacactaaaaaatatctttaaattTCAGTCATTCATTCTTCCCACCTTATTTCTCTGAAGCCCCTATGCAGTGGCTTGGCTCAGAACTATATGTGCTCCTAACCATTTATTCATTTCAATTTCCTAAGAGCatgtttaatagtatagtcaactactggCTTCAATTTATTCATAGTCAATCGAATAgtcaactcatacaatagttacccataaaatattaatacatgttcccacatgtcatacacacactgtgtcttAAAGCACGTGCTACAActaactataaattagtagctcacttctcttctctcattcttatctctttaaaacatatttatagtaGGCTTATAGCCTGCCACTGTATCTGCTCTAATGCCCCCATCCATAACCCATTATTcaaatacattaaaatttttggaagcttttatattttaggtcAAAGTGAGTAATAAATTTCCACCCCTAAACTCTGTTCCTATTTGTCACAATAGTGCATTCTTTAGATTTCTATACATGCATCGAATATCCTAACATGTAATACTGTAGATTATACCTATCGTACAGATACTATGCTCACAGTAATACTAGTTTACATTACAGAAATACTTTATTACTACtcatttcattttaaaatatggtaTGTATTTTGTGTCATTAggataaatatttaatcaaataatacactacagaatataatttttataacataaaactGTAGAGTTAGATTCATATTTGAAACTTCTTTGCTagtatacttttatatcaaatactatataatatattggtATTTGAcctttaaacaaaattttagctatgtatatataacaaaatataccatatatttttgaaacggCGAGAGTTGCTTCTTATCGAGAATCTTTTCGGATACCACTCGACCTACGTGTGTTAACTTGCAATTAATCAAGCCTCGTGACCTGCGAGTTAATGCCGAGCTGCCCCCAGTAAATTGCGGTCATGACTCATGACTACCCCAGCCACCTAACAGGAAGCATGAAGGCGTGATGAGCACACAAAGTGACACCCATAAATCATAAATGTACTAAATTCACTACACTTTCTTTGACTAAAATCATCATAGATTTTTGTGGTGCACGGTTCTTACATATCAAGTACCATTTAATACACCATCGTTCACTTGGTACTGGCACGAGTACTCCACTGATTTCCAACATAGGATGccctttttttcatctttagaGCACTCCCAATCTATTTCTTTCTATCCCTAGTTATTACACTGTCATGTAAGCAAATTATTGATGTGACAGGTTATTTATTGAGAAGAgatataaagataaagaaaCTGGTTTAAGATTAAAACTCAGTGTCATGTGAGAGAGACAAATGTGTCACGTgataacaatatataaaagttgtattgtGAAAGATAGTTTTTTGACCCAATATAGAAAGCAAGATAGTTTCTAGTGCCCTTACATACCGGTCAACAATAGTTTCTAGTGCCCTTACATACCGGTCAACAATTTTGACTTCAGTAACAGGTTTCTTACGACCTCTGAAAACCAGTAATTCAAAAGCACGTGAAACTTAAGACAGGTGATTTtgtcaacttaaaattttaactactactactccaaCTCCAATTAGGCATAAGCGTATCTGGACTCATACTCCAATATTTTCTTCAAATGGGATCCTCTGCACCAGAGTGTCTGGACTCCTACTCCAATATTTTCTTCTCGTTTTAGCCATCGAACTGGCAGTACTCCCTCccttaataaaataaatttccgATGATGAACTTAAGATACCCACAGCCTTACCTTaccttttgctttttttataagcataagtgaaatgaTTTAtgagttattaaaaaatgatttttggataaaaccttttttacttgtttttagtgatctaaaaacgaaatgctaaaaaataaactccaatAAAACCACTACAAAAcaactctaattttaaattttaaaatttaaattttagcttataaggaCAAGCGAAAACATGAACCTAGTTTTCTAAAAGTCACCTTCATATGTTGACTCTTTTAGGGACTAAGGGTGTAGAGTTTTTAACATCTTGCTTAATCCTTGACTATGTAAAGCGgggcttttaatttttttgtcacttttTGTCGAGTGGATTTAATTTCTCTCACAACCCTTCTTTGTGACAGGAGAGTACTAAATACGATGCTACTCatttgtaagagtggcaaagtaaaataaaattttccgTTAGTTGTACTCCCTAGCAACGTTGATTGGATATTTAGATAGTGTCGTTTCATTAGTCATGCAACATTTTATTGTGTCGTTTTTATTTGAGctatatcatcaaaatatattttagtgggtgaatgaaacaaattctctcaatgtaaaattttactttatggTTTAATAGGCTAACACTTCACTTAAATGTTGCATCTAAGTGACTAACAtgagttaattaaatatgtgaaGATAAAACGAATTGCTCTTAGTGGAGATTTCAATCTAGTTAGATAACCATGTATAATATGTTTCATTCCtctaaaacataattttcGTAAATTGTCTTATAGTAAATTCTATGTCACATCACTATCTTTTACTTGCATGACATATCATTTAATGATATTAAAACCTTGTAACATTGCATCGAGAATGACCTAATTACATGCTCCAACTATTAAATAAGCCAGCATTTCTAGATGTATCTAGACATCGAGTTGCTGAGACTCATCCGTATAGGCTTCAGATAAACTCTCTGTGAGacaatttttgaaaactagacatactttttttttgacaaagcGAGTACTTAACTCAGAGCgataataatttatacaaggaaaatttttaagtaattattatttcttttaagaaaagaaatttaggGTCCTCAATGTACCGCACTTCTTTTCCGAGGATATACGTGTTTTCTAGTATGGGGTGTTTGAGATAAGCTAAGATTAAAATAATGAAGAATAATCTGATTTTGgttatatctatttaatactataaatGGCTGAATTAAAAGTGATAAtcctactttagaaatatcatATGAGAAGCTTTTGTACGAAAAACTTCTGCACAAGATGCACTGCGTTTAGTATGGAGCAGTGGCTTAGAAAATATGTCGATAAAAATATAGTGGGGGTGATTGttacgatatatttacaaataaaaaatagtccatgaataaatttttttatgtacgtgttaaaaaagtcaagacaaaaaataaaatatgataaaaatactccaattttagagttaaaaatataaattttatcttataaatataagtataagaaaaaaaatggtgctgCTAACATGCTcggtgaaaagatgaggctccAAAATTAATGTTAGCCCTGTCtttcttataattatatttgaacaaatatGTGCTTTCATATTCTTTTTGAGGTTTGGGGTATATGCGTTTCTAATGTTGTCACTAATTTTTCTTTGGAAATTTCATGTTGGGAAATCTCTAAATAACTTCCTAAAAAGATTTCTAACTTCTCAAAAaagtgagagagaaaaagatacGGATATGCCCTTGCAAACCGGGGGAGTGGACGAAAAATTCTCTGGCAAGTGGACTGCAAGCAGAGTCTGctccagaagaaaaaaaaatgccaacaCAAACCAAGTCAAAAAAGCAGATTTGACATCATGCATTTTGGTGTCTCCACCACCtgcataatgaaaaaaaaaattcctccaGCTAAAGATAAAACAGTTAACCAAAAAATTCAGGtcacaacaaaagaaaagtcaCAAATAATATccacttttcctttttccttttcaccCAAACACAAACACACTATCTCCCTCTTACCATCTCTCTCTACACATGCTGACTAACAACATGACAAAGCAGGTCTCCACATCAATGAAAGCACAACCACACAGAACATGacatcataaatagtactactTAATTATCTTAACATCATTCCAAACCATACAACAACTTTTTtcctcaaagaaaaaaaaatatgcatatcTTAGGGGTGTTTAtatggcaaaatttttttggcagaaATGTCACATCGGTCGTTTgatcgaatgtcggaagggattttcggtcacgaatgaaaaaaaaaatttcacagctcgcctggaaaccgcaatacgaatcttttgagcctaattataccgtcattagcacatattgggtattgtagcacttatagctaatcatagactaattagtctcaaaaaattcgtctcacgatttctcatataactatgtaatagatgtccaaaaattcgatgtgatgttttttaaaaattttctaagaacttaaacaaggccttaatcaaccaccaaaagaaaacaaatctcACCAGCTGACACTTGTCCTGCACCTGCAAAATCTAACCCATTGTTCTCAATCAAATCAACAGTGTGTGTGCTTGGTAGGGACAGGCCCCTCCTAGAGAGAGAAATTgtatagagagagaaaaaagtgtGTACTCCTGGACTACTAGTAGGGTCCAACAACTACCAGTaagtagagagagaaagtagagagagagaaaagagttCTCTCATAAACCTTCTCTCTCCACCTCCACtatttcttcctcctctttaTCTTTCCGGGGAGGCATTCGCCGGCCTCAAGTCTCCTCTTCCCCCACCCCACTtgttgctgctggtggtggtgaccGGTGCTGCTggccgaggaggccggcgagAAGGTGGGGATACGCCCGATTCTCGATTCTCCCGCGTCATGGcgttcttctttttcttttgtcttcGTGGGGGATTCTTGGACCTGCATTCCATCGTGGGAGGAGGGACGGATTGGGAGGCGTTCTTGGTTGGGGTTTTAATCTATATGTTGGTTCTTGGAATtctattctcttttttctgatctgggttttttttttctgatcgtTCTGTCCCGtgttcgattttttttccttctcgtTTTTCTGGGGTTTCTGTGATTTTTAGGGGGTTTAATCTCTCTTCATTTCTGTGTTCTTGTGggaagaaaatatttccactGTTTTTTTTAGTCATCGGTTCATCACTGACCGTGTTGCCCTCGCGCTGTTCTTGGTTTTCCAGGAGATTTTGTCGCTGTTGTTGATGAGCGAGGAAACGATCTTGTGAGGCAAGAGCAGTCGTCGTGAAGAAGAAGGTGAGAATGGGGTGATAATTGATTAATCAGTAAAggcgtgttttttttcttatattttgtttagattCTCTGTATGATGTTgcttttattatgttttaatCACTAACAAATAGGAGTATTATCTAGGCGTACAAGCTAAGGAATCTGTAGAAAAAAAGATCACATTTTTGCCTTGCACTTGAATCTTTTAGAACGCTTCTATTTTAGTTCTCGATGAATACATACTAGTGTTCCGTAACAAATCGACCTGATTGTTCTGTTCTTGACTCCATGGAGTTTCTTGATACTGACACTAGAGTAAAGCCACTTCCTAAGTTGTTGTAGTCTTAAAGAAGATGGTGGAATTACAGAATTAAGTTATTAACACGATAAAATCTGCAGCGGGAAGAAAGCTAGGGAAGATCAAATGGCAGCTGAATCCTCTGTGGTTCCACAAACTTCCTCTGAATCGATTGCTCAGAAGATGGGGTTCTTCAGGGTCCCTGACCTTCTTGTCAAACTGAGCaccaaatgtttgatcgaGATGGATTCAGTCCGCAGTCCAACATCTCCCCTAGACCTCAAATTCTTCCCAGGCCTTGGTACCAAATCACCGAGGTCATCTTTCCTTGATGCCAACCAGAACCAAAAGATCTTGCTTGGTGACAGGGTTGGGCTTGGACTAGTGGATTCACTTACTGCTGATGACAGCTCCACTCCCTTGGGCAGTAGGAAGGTCCTTCTTGGGTCTGAGATGAGAATCACTGATAATTTAACTTCCAAGAACAGCTTCACTGCTCCTGTCGAAGTTGAGGTGGTTGATCAGAAGGATGAGAGCATGTATGATGAACTGAAGGGTAGTTTCATGTCTCTGGATGACATTCTCAATTCAGAGGATTACACCCGTGTTGTTTCTCGTGGTCCTAACCCTAGAACTACCCACTTCTTCGGAGATCGTGTCTTAGAGTTTGAAGGTGAGCAGCTGATGCCCGATGAGAATAAGAGGGAGGAGAGTTTGCTCCCTCATCTCAAAGAGGGTATGATGAGCTTCTGTTGCCTTTGCGGTGAGGAACTCAAAGAAGGGAAAGACATCTACATCTATCAGTAAGTGATCCAGTATAGTGGACGCATCGTTGTTATGGATATTTGTATTGATTTATTCAATAAACCGGTAGTTGTTTTGATCTTTTCTTTATGTTTAGTATTCTACCTTTCAATTATAGGGGTGACAAAGCCTTTTGCAGCATGGAGTGCCGGGAGAGTTTCATGGAAGATGAGATGGAAGAAGGCGAGCCCGTGATAGATCACTCTGCACCTCCTAGCAGCCCACCCACCAACGGTGGCTGTATCTTCCAGCTGATCCAGTGAACGAGCATCAGTAAACAACTTGATGTGGTCTTATCTGAAGCGCTGTCTGAGGTTAATAAGCTGCAGCCATGGATGTGATCATATTTCATTGAGTTGTTGCCTGAAGATTTTTGTCTGCGGCACTGATGAATTTACCTATTGAATTCTTAATTTACTTACCTGGGTCCTCGAATTTTTGGAGGAGCCTGAACGGTGACTTTGCTTCCggtcatattattattttgatcGGAAAAGGGCGTGCGTTTGAGTTTGAGCTTGTGTTTGCTTGAACCTCATTTTCAATCGGCTGTCATCGTGTTGACACCGTTGATCATCACTATCATGTATCCGATAATTCGAATATATGTTTCTGCTTGTTTTTTTGCGGAAAGAAAGCGCTAATCTTCAAGTTTACTAAATGCTATTATTCGCTTTTACTTTCTGtcatgatgatgacgatggtGATGTTTTGATTCTCATAAATTGTGGCAATCGCTTCCAGCTTGTCTGCGGGATATAAGAATCAGCTTGCAGCAGCACAATGGCGTGCAATCTTGCATGGTGATGTGCAGCATATCAATCAGGAAATGCTAGCAGTAGTTTCCAGTTAACATTTGCACGCTACTTAGTAGTGCCCAGATGATGTGTGATTCATGCGAAATTGGTTCAGGTGTTACCATTGCTTTAGCTGGGTCGCAGCTTTCATCTGCTCAGGAGGAGGACCTGTCCCTTCAGATGTTGCTCTCGTTTCAGGCTTTGAAGGCAGTTTTGTTCGTCCATTTGCGTTGCGCCAGTTTCTGACGTTGATTGTAGACCTCTCGTCAGGCCAATCCAAGTGGTTTCTGATTTCTTGATTGGCTCTGTAGCCCATAAGCAAATCCGGCCCAACCTAATCTGCCGTCGCTTCCCTTGGCGACACCCGCGcggggcggccggcggccgtcgGCCACCGGCGCTCGGTTCTACCGGCGAGGGCGGACGGGAGGGCTCTACGGGGAGGAAGGAAGGGTGCCTCGACAACACCGGAGCCATCCATTCTTTTCAAGTTTGACTGATCAGGTAATAAGTCTTGATAaggtcatattttttttatgagtgtttacttgtttttttatatgacgtcgttgatttttagatctatGACCGCTTGTCttgttttaagatttttatctaaatataagcTATAGGTCGTACTTAAcgttatattaataaattaaatcataacaaaatagctataattttataaaatttttgaataagatgaatagtcaagcATAACCTAAGTTAATGACACCAAATAAAAACCAAAGAGAGTGTGTGTgggggtgtttttttttcagttacaAAGGTAAGAATGTGGCTTTTGACTTATGACACATTTGTTTAATTGTAGGGTCGTAATAGCTTATCAGATGGTAGTCCTTGCAGATGAATCTAGCGATGGATCTTGTCTCATTGGAGGTGgatatcaaaattaaataggaAGGGGGATAAGTCGGCTGATGAACCTCTAGTATCTAGATAATTTAGTGTTAGTGAAGGATACATGAGTCTCTTAGGCTCTAAACCACAACACTAAGgaacacaaaacaaacaaaaaaagtaaagataaaaaaactaattaagatTCAGCCTTCTTCTGCCCAAGCtccaaaattgatttttgttgCTTTGGCATCCTTCTAAGCCTTCACCGACTTCTTCCATTCATACGGAGATCTACATCTCtgcgagagagagggagggaagagGTGGCGGCTCTAATCCGCATCATCCATCaccatattatttttacaacTACAGATCTCAGCAAATAGTCAccatacaaaaatattgttgtGCTACCATGCCACCACCAACCACCTCCATCAGTTGACGCTCCAAGCCGTCTCCACCAACTCAGGTTGGCATTGAGGCTCTTGGCACCGCCGACCACCATATTCTGCCATCGCGTTGCGCTGCCCCACCAGCTCAACCATGGAACAGTCAACACCGAAGCTTCCACCGTTAGCCACAACCTTGGCCCTTGACGTGTTGCCACACTCCTCGTTGTTCCTAGAGCGCCATGGAGCCACTCTGTTGTGCCTACACTGCCGCCTATAGCCTTCATCGATGTTGTGCCACTCCCTTCCATCGGGCGCATCATAGCCCCGCTACTACCTTCATAGCGGTCGTGTTGGTCCTCGGCCGTGCAGCCAGCTCCGGTGGCAGCCAGGAGCGGAGCTGTATGAAGCGAGAGGGATAACTAGGAGCGGAGCTGTATGAAGCAAGAGAGATAACTAGGAATctggtttaatttttttaactaaagttcTCTATTTTCACCGTACTAGCATTTTGCCCATGCATTGCAacaagattttattaaaaaaatatcattagcatcttattaaaatagagttaataaaaatgatttgatatatat
This is a stretch of genomic DNA from Oryza brachyantha chromosome 1, ObraRS2, whole genome shotgun sequence. It encodes these proteins:
- the LOC102722621 gene encoding FCS-Like Zinc finger 11-like isoform X2; this encodes MAAESSVVPQTSSESIAQKMGFFRVPDLLVKLSTKCLIEMDSVRSPTSPLDLKFFPGLGTKSPRSSFLDANQNQKILLGDRVGLGLVDSLTADDSSTPLGSRKVLLGSEMRITDNLTSKNSFTAPVEVEVVDQKDESMYDELKGSFMSLDDILNSEDYTRVVSRGPNPRTTHFFGDRVLEFEGEQLMPDENKREESLLPHLKEGMMSFCCLCGEELKEGKDIYIYQGDKAFCSMECRESFMEDEMEEGEPVIDHSAPPSSPPTNGGCIFQLIQ
- the LOC102722621 gene encoding FCS-Like Zinc finger 11-like isoform X1; amino-acid sequence: MAAESSVVPQTSSESIAQKMGFFRVPDLLVKLSTKCLIEMDSVRSPTSPLDLKFFPGLGTKSPRSSFLDANQNQKILLGDRVGLGLVDSLTADDSSTPLGSRKVLLGSEMRITDNLTSKNSFTAPVEVEVVDQKDESMYDELKGSFMSLDDILNSEDYTRVVSRGPNPRTTHFFGDRVLEFEGEQLMPDENKREESLLPHLKEGMMSFCCLCGEELKEGKDIYIYHILPFNYRGDKAFCSMECRESFMEDEMEEGEPVIDHSAPPSSPPTNGGCIFQLIQ
- the LOC102722621 gene encoding FCS-Like Zinc finger 11-like isoform X3, with product MAAESSVVPQTSSESIAQKMGFFRVPDLLVKLSTKCLIEMDSVRSPTSPLDLKFFPGLGTKSPRSSFLDANQNQKILLGDRVGLGLVDSLTADDSSTPLGSRKVLLGSEMRITDNLTSKNSFTAPVEVEVVDQKDESMYDELKGSFMSLDDILNSEDYTRVVSRGPNPRTTHFFGDRVLEFEGEQLMPDENKREESLLPHLKEGMMSFCCLCGEELKEGKDIYIYHMECRESFMEDEMEEGEPVIDHSAPPSSPPTNGGCIFQLIQ